The Arthrobacter sp. NicSoilC5 genome has a window encoding:
- a CDS encoding DUF5671 domain-containing protein has protein sequence MTAPAATTVPAPAGGLATLRRLILYVLLFALVVISASGLQGLLERLFRTASTLVSGDVAGLALSLAFTLIGGPLALLLWWFVWRRLDDESERRAPGWGLYLTGMYAVSLIIATTSLLNLATSFIDTQESQWPSPLANGMVWSAIWWWHRWMWKHPRKPSSHLEDVRAVVGSVFGLLLGAGAAIAALGTLLDVAIRGFTAAAAFEPWWFPVLRSLVWAAGGAVVWWWHWFREGGRRFQTGLVDVTIIAVGIFVAGITALGGLGVILFVLLRLAFDRSDPLGDLLEPLAPAIASAVIGALVWRYHRTTSVTRSIRTRRASLLVTSAVALAAAASGIGVVVNALLAAAVSPLAGGATRTLLLGGISSLVVGAPVWWLAWKPRHQPRTAGDIPPGRRVYLVAFFGVSAVVALITLLVIGYRLFEFLLGDVTGGSLLDRVRAPLGLLVAAGLVAGYHFALWRHDRALLAASAPAHKRVVERVTLVSGYPAGSVDPEALARGIADGTGAKVTTWLRADDGGPGLPPSTEPSPAADDLIRQVTAALEGATTQQILVVAGPGNRLEVIPLVGVGGATVLDGPAALGGHAPGRVLRP, from the coding sequence ATGACGGCGCCGGCAGCAACCACCGTCCCTGCCCCGGCGGGCGGGCTGGCAACCCTGCGCCGGCTGATCCTGTACGTCCTGCTGTTTGCCCTGGTGGTAATCTCGGCCTCAGGGCTCCAGGGACTGCTGGAGCGGCTTTTCCGGACGGCATCCACTCTGGTCTCCGGTGATGTGGCCGGCCTGGCGCTGTCCCTGGCCTTCACCCTGATCGGCGGCCCGCTGGCGCTGCTGCTGTGGTGGTTCGTGTGGAGACGCCTTGACGACGAGTCGGAACGCCGGGCGCCCGGGTGGGGCCTCTACCTGACCGGGATGTACGCGGTCTCCCTGATCATCGCCACTACGTCACTGTTGAACCTGGCCACCTCCTTCATCGATACGCAGGAAAGCCAATGGCCGTCCCCGCTGGCCAACGGGATGGTGTGGTCGGCTATCTGGTGGTGGCACAGGTGGATGTGGAAGCACCCCCGCAAACCGTCGTCACACCTTGAGGACGTGCGGGCCGTCGTCGGCTCTGTTTTTGGGCTGCTGCTGGGCGCCGGCGCCGCCATCGCCGCGCTGGGCACCCTGCTGGACGTGGCAATCCGCGGTTTCACGGCAGCGGCCGCCTTTGAGCCATGGTGGTTCCCTGTCCTGCGGTCCCTGGTATGGGCTGCCGGCGGGGCTGTGGTCTGGTGGTGGCACTGGTTCCGGGAGGGCGGCCGGCGGTTCCAGACAGGGCTGGTGGACGTCACCATCATCGCCGTGGGTATCTTCGTCGCCGGCATCACCGCCCTGGGTGGCCTCGGGGTCATCCTGTTCGTCCTCCTGCGGCTGGCGTTCGACCGGAGCGACCCCCTCGGCGACCTGCTCGAGCCACTCGCCCCAGCCATCGCGTCCGCTGTCATCGGGGCCCTGGTCTGGCGCTACCACCGCACCACGTCCGTCACCCGTTCCATCAGGACCCGCCGCGCCAGCCTCCTGGTGACGTCCGCTGTAGCCCTCGCTGCGGCAGCTTCCGGCATCGGCGTTGTGGTCAATGCCCTGCTGGCCGCCGCCGTGTCACCCTTGGCCGGCGGCGCCACCCGCACGCTGCTTCTGGGCGGCATCAGTTCGCTGGTGGTGGGGGCACCGGTCTGGTGGCTGGCCTGGAAGCCGAGGCACCAGCCGCGCACCGCTGGGGACATTCCGCCCGGCCGGCGCGTCTACCTGGTGGCATTCTTCGGCGTCAGTGCCGTGGTGGCCCTCATTACGCTGCTGGTCATCGGCTACCGGCTCTTCGAATTCCTGCTGGGCGATGTCACCGGCGGAAGCCTCCTGGACCGCGTCCGCGCACCCCTCGGCCTCCTCGTGGCGGCAGGCCTCGTTGCGGGCTACCACTTCGCGCTCTGGCGGCATGACCGGGCACTGCTTGCCGCCTCGGCGCCCGCGCACAAGCGCGTCGTTGAGCGGGTCACCCTGGTCAGCGGATACCCAGCAGGTTCCGTGGATCCCGAGGCATTGGCCCGCGGCATCGCTGACGGCACCGGCGCCAAGGTGACCACCTGGCTGCGGGCGGACGACGGCGGCCCCGGACTTCCGCCGTCGACTGAGCCTTCACCCGCGGCCGACGATCTCATCCGGCAGGTGACGGCGGCACTGGAGGGCGCCACAACGCAGCAGATCCTGGTCGTTGCAGGCCCGGGGAACCGGCTGGAGGTCATCCCGTTGGTCGGCGTTGGTGGCGCTACAGTCCTTGATGGCCCTGCCGCCCTTGGTGGCCACGCGCCTGGCCGGGTCCTACGGCCCTAG
- a CDS encoding MFS transporter, protein MLDIQATDNSVPSSRSTTPSPRNRDKFSPEVRKGLLGLGLGNALEWYDWMVFGLLSAFIGPNFFPNTEPLSATLNALAVFAVGFAFRPLGGILLGTLADRIGRRRVMLLSIMLMAGTTLVIAVTPSYATIGAWSGIILVACRVLQGISTGIEAPLSTSHAVELAPEGREGYVAGIMSFYVNIGILLASLVSFVCSLTIGGAAMGEWGWRIPFIIGALFGFVVLYLRRSLPETLKEEERAANTAKTVWSGVGKHWLSVLAIIFVVGAAQAYNYAWNVGLPSAARSGFKEDPTAVFALTTILGVILVVGSWIIGKLADGRSMSRWFLVTRVLAIPSVFLMLLYVQPGIGGFAAVLLGGSIVLVLNMTLYNVVSSSLMPKNIRGTGVALGYGIGVAVFGGTASYLLVWLQSLDLTWVFPVYVAVLSSLSIVFYLAARRTNGIFVGK, encoded by the coding sequence ATGCTCGATATCCAAGCGACGGACAATTCCGTACCGTCATCCCGTTCGACCACTCCATCGCCCCGCAACCGCGACAAATTCTCCCCCGAAGTGCGTAAAGGACTCCTGGGCCTCGGCCTGGGAAACGCCCTGGAATGGTATGACTGGATGGTCTTCGGCCTCCTGTCCGCCTTCATCGGCCCGAATTTCTTTCCCAATACCGAGCCTCTTTCCGCCACCTTGAACGCGCTGGCCGTGTTCGCCGTCGGCTTCGCTTTCAGACCACTGGGCGGCATCCTGCTCGGGACGCTGGCGGACCGCATCGGCCGCCGCCGTGTGATGCTTTTGTCCATCATGCTGATGGCCGGCACCACCCTGGTCATCGCCGTAACCCCCAGCTACGCCACCATCGGCGCCTGGTCCGGCATCATCCTGGTGGCATGCCGCGTCCTGCAGGGCATCTCCACCGGCATCGAAGCCCCGCTCTCCACCTCCCACGCCGTTGAACTGGCTCCAGAAGGCCGCGAAGGCTACGTGGCCGGCATCATGTCTTTCTACGTCAACATCGGCATCCTGCTGGCCTCCCTCGTCAGCTTCGTCTGCAGCCTTACCATCGGTGGCGCCGCCATGGGGGAGTGGGGCTGGCGCATCCCGTTCATCATCGGCGCCTTGTTCGGCTTCGTGGTGCTCTACCTGCGGCGCTCGCTGCCCGAAACACTCAAGGAAGAAGAGCGCGCCGCCAACACCGCCAAGACCGTGTGGTCCGGTGTGGGCAAGCACTGGCTCTCCGTCCTGGCCATCATCTTCGTGGTGGGCGCCGCCCAGGCCTACAACTACGCCTGGAACGTGGGCTTGCCCAGCGCCGCCCGCAGTGGCTTCAAGGAAGACCCCACCGCCGTCTTCGCCCTAACCACCATCCTGGGCGTTATCCTCGTGGTGGGCAGCTGGATCATCGGCAAGCTGGCCGACGGCCGGTCAATGTCCCGCTGGTTCCTGGTGACCCGCGTCCTGGCCATCCCGTCCGTGTTCCTCATGCTCCTGTACGTCCAGCCCGGCATCGGCGGATTCGCAGCAGTCCTGCTGGGCGGCTCGATCGTCCTGGTCCTGAACATGACCCTCTACAACGTGGTCAGCTCCTCCCTGATGCCCAAGAACATCCGTGGCACCGGCGTGGCCCTGGGTTACGGCATCGGCGTGGCCGTCTTCGGCGGCACGGCCTCCTACCTCCTGGTCTGGCTGCAGTCCCTTGACCTCACCTGGGTCTTCCCGGTCTACGTAGCCGTCCTCTCCAGTCTCAGCATCGTTTTCTACCTCGCCGCACGCCGTACCAACGGCATCTTCGTCGGAAAGTAA
- a CDS encoding aldehyde dehydrogenase family protein: MTSTALAAETSTAHAHLTAQHLINGQWLGEADTRRMNPARPDELAALSPSGTAADVDAAIAAAAAAQPAWAALPAPSRGAILITAGNLLVERQGTIAEDLVREEGKTLAEAKGEVKRASDVLRFFGSLGWAASGEVLPSGLPDTTITTRREPLGVVGLITPWNFPIAIPAWKAAPALISGNAVVIKPAELTPLSATHLARALQDAGLPAGVFNVVHGKGRVVGDALARDPRIAGMSFTGSTNVGLGLQEILNGRRARVQLEMGGKNGVLVLDDADPRKAAQVVAAGAFGLTGQACTATSRVYVTPGIRAAFLDALVAEAAKYTPGDGLESAMGAVVSPQQFEQDQAAVRGAVERGATLLHGKHDGDSSEALFFPAAVLTDLAFDDQAVTEEIFGPVVAVLEVADYEAGVAAINDSRYGLTAGICTDSLALATDFSARAQAGVIKVNRPTAGLDLNVPFGGVKDSSTNTFREQGRSALEFFTWAKTVYTGV, from the coding sequence ATGACCTCCACCGCACTTGCCGCCGAAACTTCCACCGCCCACGCGCACCTCACCGCCCAGCACCTCATCAACGGCCAATGGCTTGGTGAGGCGGACACCCGGCGCATGAACCCCGCCCGGCCGGATGAGCTGGCGGCACTGTCACCCAGCGGAACCGCCGCGGACGTTGACGCCGCCATTGCCGCCGCCGCAGCCGCGCAGCCGGCCTGGGCCGCACTGCCCGCCCCCTCCCGCGGAGCCATCCTCATCACCGCGGGAAACCTGCTGGTCGAACGGCAGGGCACCATCGCCGAGGACCTGGTCCGGGAGGAAGGCAAAACCCTGGCCGAAGCCAAGGGCGAAGTGAAACGCGCCTCCGACGTGCTGCGCTTTTTCGGTTCACTCGGCTGGGCCGCCAGCGGCGAAGTGCTGCCGAGCGGGCTGCCGGACACCACCATCACGACGCGGCGCGAGCCGCTGGGCGTCGTCGGCTTGATCACGCCCTGGAACTTCCCCATCGCCATCCCGGCCTGGAAGGCCGCGCCGGCACTGATCAGCGGCAATGCCGTTGTGATCAAGCCCGCGGAGCTCACTCCGTTGTCCGCCACGCACCTGGCCCGCGCCCTCCAGGACGCAGGACTGCCGGCGGGCGTATTCAACGTGGTGCACGGCAAGGGCCGCGTGGTGGGCGATGCTTTGGCCCGCGATCCCCGTATTGCCGGTATGTCCTTCACCGGTTCCACCAACGTGGGCCTGGGCCTCCAGGAGATCCTCAACGGCCGGCGCGCCCGCGTGCAGCTGGAGATGGGCGGCAAGAACGGCGTCCTGGTCCTAGATGACGCGGACCCGCGCAAGGCAGCCCAGGTGGTGGCTGCCGGGGCCTTCGGCCTCACCGGGCAGGCCTGCACCGCCACGTCCCGGGTGTACGTTACCCCCGGTATCCGCGCCGCCTTCCTCGACGCCCTCGTGGCGGAAGCCGCCAAGTACACGCCGGGCGACGGCCTGGAGTCGGCCATGGGTGCGGTGGTGAGCCCGCAGCAGTTCGAGCAGGACCAAGCAGCGGTGCGCGGTGCCGTCGAACGCGGTGCAACCCTCCTGCACGGAAAGCACGATGGCGACTCCTCCGAAGCGCTGTTCTTCCCCGCCGCCGTGCTCACCGACCTGGCCTTCGACGATCAGGCCGTGACCGAGGAGATATTCGGTCCCGTGGTGGCGGTCCTGGAGGTGGCTGACTACGAGGCAGGCGTGGCCGCCATCAATGACTCCCGCTACGGCCTGACCGCCGGCATCTGCACGGATTCGCTGGCCTTGGCCACCGACTTCTCCGCAAGGGCCCAGGCCGGCGTGATCAAAGTCAACCGCCCCACCGCCGGGCTGGACCTGAACGTGCCGTTCGGCGGCGTCAAGGACTCCTCAACCAACACGTTCCGCGAACAGGGCAGGTCCGCCCTGGAGTTCTTCACGTGGGCCAAGACCGTGTACACGGGTGTGTAG
- a CDS encoding enoyl-CoA hydratase-related protein: protein MTAVAERVDEVTLLINDGVATVTIDRQHVLNAVDGTAQARLNRIWDQLEQDPSVRTVVITGAGSRAFCVGADMSASAVDKTGLEYWAGLDPNGFGGLSLRTTLDVPVIAKVNGYALGGGMEIVLGADIVVAVDSAKFGLTEPRVGRLALDGGIHQLLRRVPYTQAMGMLLTGRKADAAEMQAMGLVNEVVPADELDDAVQRWVDQILACAPTSVRAVKQMAARTSHLTAAEARGLRLPALMAALDSEDSAEGVRAFQEKRPPVWPGR from the coding sequence GTGACGGCAGTGGCAGAGCGGGTTGACGAGGTCACCCTCTTGATCAATGACGGCGTCGCAACCGTCACTATCGACCGCCAGCATGTCCTGAACGCCGTCGACGGTACCGCGCAGGCCCGGCTCAACCGGATTTGGGACCAGCTGGAACAGGACCCGTCAGTGCGGACCGTGGTCATCACCGGTGCCGGGTCCCGTGCCTTCTGCGTCGGAGCGGACATGTCCGCGTCCGCGGTGGATAAGACCGGCCTGGAGTATTGGGCCGGCCTGGACCCCAACGGCTTCGGCGGATTGAGCCTGCGCACCACACTGGACGTCCCCGTGATCGCCAAGGTCAACGGCTACGCGCTGGGCGGCGGGATGGAGATCGTCCTGGGCGCGGACATCGTGGTGGCCGTGGACAGCGCGAAGTTCGGGCTGACGGAGCCCCGGGTGGGGCGCTTGGCGCTCGACGGCGGCATCCACCAGTTGCTGCGCCGCGTCCCCTACACCCAGGCCATGGGCATGCTGCTCACCGGCCGGAAAGCCGACGCCGCCGAAATGCAGGCCATGGGCCTGGTCAACGAAGTGGTTCCTGCTGACGAACTCGACGACGCAGTGCAGCGCTGGGTGGACCAGATCCTCGCCTGCGCCCCCACCTCCGTCCGGGCGGTCAAGCAGATGGCTGCCCGGACTTCGCACCTGACGGCCGCCGAAGCACGCGGTCTCCGGCTGCCCGCCCTCATGGCCGCCCTGGACAGCGAAGACTCCGCCGAAGGCGTCCGCGCGTTCCAGGAAAAACGTCCGCCGGTGTGGCCGGGCCGCTGA
- a CDS encoding CaiB/BaiF CoA-transferase family protein, producing the protein MSAATVERVEERTTAAGAKAAASPVPLPLEGIRIVDFTQVFMGPSCTQLLGDYGADIIKVERPGAGDISRNSFPDQDGQDNPIFLSINRNKRSVSVDTRTDEGREVLHRLLADADVVVSNFRSGVMERMGFGYEELKTNNPGIIWASGTGFGPVGPYSHKGGQDAIAQAYSGVMWRRESDDQKPAIYPTTLCDYITGMHLMQGILLALRTRQASGVGQKVEVTMYDSMLHLQMQEACMQLNRGYEVNWGAMPLSGVFETTDGAVCMVGGFTPDPLARISDALGLDEDLTERPGFATLEQQFKNKPALQAIFREHFAANTTEYWTGKLEEQGLLNAPVHTLEQALADAQTEANGMIVEAEHPRVGTVKMLNAPIRLSATPPSIRRAAPRLGEHNVEVLLENGFDAEAIARLQQLGVLR; encoded by the coding sequence GTGAGCGCGGCAACGGTAGAGCGGGTGGAGGAACGCACGACGGCGGCGGGCGCCAAGGCCGCTGCGTCACCGGTGCCCCTTCCGCTGGAGGGCATCCGGATCGTCGACTTCACCCAGGTGTTCATGGGCCCGTCCTGCACCCAGCTGCTGGGCGACTACGGCGCGGACATCATCAAGGTGGAGCGGCCCGGCGCGGGTGACATCTCCCGTAACTCGTTCCCGGACCAGGACGGCCAGGACAACCCGATCTTCCTGTCCATCAACCGCAACAAGCGCAGCGTCTCCGTGGACACGCGGACCGACGAAGGCCGCGAGGTGCTGCACCGGCTCCTGGCCGACGCCGACGTGGTGGTCAGCAACTTCCGCTCCGGCGTCATGGAGCGGATGGGCTTCGGCTACGAGGAGCTCAAGACGAATAACCCCGGCATCATCTGGGCCTCCGGCACCGGTTTCGGCCCGGTGGGACCGTACTCGCACAAGGGCGGCCAGGATGCGATTGCCCAGGCGTACTCCGGTGTGATGTGGCGGCGCGAATCGGATGACCAGAAGCCCGCGATCTACCCCACCACGCTCTGCGACTACATCACCGGCATGCACCTCATGCAGGGCATCCTGCTGGCGCTGCGGACGCGCCAGGCATCAGGCGTGGGGCAGAAAGTGGAGGTGACCATGTACGACTCCATGCTGCACCTGCAGATGCAGGAGGCCTGCATGCAGCTCAACCGCGGCTATGAGGTCAACTGGGGCGCCATGCCACTGAGCGGCGTCTTCGAAACCACCGACGGTGCCGTGTGCATGGTGGGCGGCTTTACCCCTGACCCGCTGGCGAGGATCTCCGACGCCCTGGGCCTGGACGAGGACCTCACCGAACGCCCCGGGTTCGCTACCCTGGAGCAGCAGTTCAAGAACAAGCCCGCCCTGCAGGCCATCTTCCGGGAGCACTTCGCCGCCAACACCACCGAGTACTGGACCGGGAAACTGGAGGAACAGGGACTGCTCAACGCTCCCGTCCACACGTTGGAACAGGCGCTCGCTGATGCCCAGACCGAGGCGAACGGCATGATCGTGGAGGCTGAACACCCGCGGGTGGGGACCGTGAAGATGCTCAACGCGCCCATCCGGCTCTCCGCCACTCCGCCCAGTATCCGCCGCGCCGCCCCCCGCCTGGGGGAGCACAACGTGGAGGTCCTGCTGGAGAACGGCTTCGACGCCGAGGCGATTGCCCGGCTTCAGCAGCTGGGAGTCCTGCGGTGA
- a CDS encoding SDR family oxidoreductase has protein sequence MDMGIVGRTVLVAASTGGLGLAVARALAAEGAKVAIVGRRRDRADEIVGELQAAYGGNPGFAAIAVEADLTVQGGVEAAVAQTESGLGPIDILVLNGPGPKPGAAATLGSEDIAAAFDTLVKPHQALVALTLPGMRERRWGRILAVGSSGVAAPLPNLAISNTGRAALAAYLKTLAAEVALDGVTVNLLLPGRIATDRVTELDQAAAKRRGTTLEEIRLESRKTIPARRYGEPAEFGAAAAFLCSAPASYITGVALRCDGGLIRSL, from the coding sequence ATGGACATGGGCATCGTCGGACGGACAGTGCTGGTGGCCGCCTCCACCGGAGGGCTGGGACTCGCCGTGGCTCGGGCGCTGGCTGCGGAAGGGGCCAAAGTTGCCATCGTGGGCCGGCGGCGGGACCGGGCCGATGAGATCGTGGGCGAGCTGCAGGCAGCATACGGCGGCAATCCCGGTTTCGCGGCCATCGCCGTCGAAGCCGACCTCACCGTTCAGGGCGGAGTGGAGGCGGCAGTAGCCCAGACCGAATCCGGCCTGGGTCCCATCGACATCCTGGTCCTCAACGGGCCCGGCCCCAAGCCCGGCGCCGCTGCCACCCTGGGCTCCGAGGACATCGCCGCGGCATTCGACACCCTGGTCAAGCCACACCAGGCACTGGTGGCCCTGACACTTCCCGGCATGCGCGAGCGGCGCTGGGGGAGGATCCTGGCCGTCGGGTCAAGCGGCGTGGCAGCGCCGCTGCCCAATTTGGCCATCTCCAACACCGGGCGCGCCGCGCTTGCTGCCTACCTCAAGACGCTCGCCGCCGAGGTGGCGCTGGACGGGGTGACAGTGAACCTCCTCCTGCCGGGAAGGATCGCCACGGACCGCGTCACAGAGCTGGACCAGGCCGCCGCCAAGCGCCGCGGCACCACGCTGGAAGAGATCCGGCTCGAGTCCCGGAAAACCATCCCCGCGCGGCGGTATGGGGAACCCGCCGAATTCGGCGCCGCTGCCGCCTTCCTGTGCAGCGCCCCGGCGTCGTACATCACCGGCGTGGCACTGCGGTGCGACGGCGGCCTCATCCGCAGCCTCTAG
- a CDS encoding XRE family transcriptional regulator encodes MTTESSTTAPPATSELLATVGNKVRSMRKEKGMTLAKLSDVTGLSQAIVSQIERGMANPSFTTLAQLAHGLDIPVGRFFIGQDQTKSPVVRRSARRNLKNVTRESVGEAVHELLTPDRDGTIEAQWIMTPPGHDTSATPFTHSGEEFCYIISGRKDVYLDGVCYSLEEGDSITYPAETPHWYKNSYEEVCVAIWVNAPHKW; translated from the coding sequence ATGACCACCGAGAGTAGCACCACCGCACCGCCAGCCACCAGCGAACTGCTGGCCACGGTTGGTAACAAGGTGCGGTCCATGCGCAAGGAAAAGGGCATGACCCTGGCCAAGCTCTCGGATGTCACCGGGCTCAGTCAGGCGATCGTCAGCCAGATCGAACGCGGAATGGCCAACCCGTCCTTCACAACCCTTGCCCAGCTGGCCCATGGACTGGACATTCCCGTGGGAAGGTTCTTCATCGGCCAGGACCAAACCAAGTCACCCGTCGTTCGCAGATCCGCACGGCGGAACCTGAAAAACGTCACCCGCGAATCCGTGGGCGAGGCAGTTCACGAACTGCTCACTCCGGACCGTGACGGCACCATCGAAGCGCAATGGATCATGACGCCCCCAGGGCACGACACCAGCGCAACACCCTTTACCCACAGCGGGGAAGAGTTCTGCTACATCATCTCGGGCCGCAAGGACGTCTACTTGGACGGCGTCTGCTACAGCCTGGAAGAAGGCGACTCCATCACCTATCCGGCAGAAACCCCGCACTGGTACAAGAACAGCTACGAAGAGGTATGCGTAGCCATCTGGGTGAACGCACCACACAAGTGGTAG
- a CDS encoding dihydrodipicolinate synthase family protein, with translation MPQSAAPENRESLAPGVWGVVATPFQGSTLDLDLDSLSDLVERYETIGATGLTVLGVFGEAAALIAEERRQVLEIAVECTSLPLVVGVTALATRPAIEEIRAAQQVAGHRLTAVMVQANSPKPEVVAAHLDAIHRATGVKVVLQDYPLASGVTISTDALITVVKASPSVVAIKAEAPPTSVAIGTLSAATGISVFGGLGGQGLLDELLAGAAGAMTGFSYPEALIACVRAWRREGYAAAAAQLVPYLPLINFEQQAKVALAIRKECLRERGWIKDSGVRAPAAAFPENLRHAMTAHLREAATALKLTSAPITAGSL, from the coding sequence ATGCCGCAATCCGCCGCGCCTGAAAACCGTGAATCCCTGGCCCCGGGCGTGTGGGGCGTTGTTGCCACCCCGTTCCAGGGCAGCACCCTGGACCTGGACCTGGACAGCCTCTCGGACCTCGTGGAACGCTACGAAACCATCGGCGCCACCGGCCTGACCGTCCTGGGCGTTTTCGGCGAGGCTGCCGCCCTCATTGCGGAGGAGCGGCGGCAGGTGCTGGAAATCGCCGTCGAATGCACCAGCCTGCCCCTGGTGGTGGGAGTGACGGCACTGGCCACCCGGCCGGCTATCGAGGAAATCCGTGCAGCCCAACAGGTGGCCGGCCACCGCCTTACTGCTGTCATGGTGCAGGCCAACTCGCCAAAACCGGAGGTGGTGGCCGCCCATCTGGACGCCATCCACCGTGCCACCGGCGTCAAGGTGGTGCTGCAGGATTATCCCCTCGCCAGCGGCGTCACCATCTCCACCGACGCGCTCATTACAGTGGTCAAAGCAAGCCCGTCCGTTGTTGCCATCAAGGCCGAGGCGCCGCCCACCAGCGTGGCCATCGGCACGCTCAGTGCTGCTACAGGAATCTCAGTGTTCGGTGGCCTCGGCGGCCAGGGACTGCTGGACGAGCTCCTGGCCGGGGCGGCGGGCGCCATGACGGGATTCTCCTACCCCGAGGCGCTCATCGCCTGCGTCCGGGCCTGGCGGCGGGAAGGGTACGCGGCTGCCGCGGCCCAACTGGTGCCCTACCTGCCGCTCATCAACTTCGAGCAGCAGGCCAAGGTGGCACTGGCCATCCGCAAGGAATGCCTGCGGGAACGGGGCTGGATCAAGGACTCAGGCGTCCGGGCCCCGGCGGCTGCCTTCCCCGAGAACCTGCGCCACGCCATGACCGCTCACCTCCGCGAAGCCGCCACGGCACTGAAGCTCACCAGTGCCCCCATTACGGCCGGGAGCCTCTGA
- a CDS encoding FAD-dependent oxidoreductase — protein sequence MNNTPSFAAPKTGSLELSTTTADLTAPVISRSNVLVVGGGPAGVAAAVTAARSGAKVTLLERYSSLGGLASGGMVLVLDDMINGQDITVTGIVSEYVERLQKLGLAIVPPAEDRRTSEELWNKWGRYGTFDFHSHTNPKPICYAAAFDPDGWKRVSNDLVREAGVDLRLHSWFSRPIVDNGVIKGVICETKLGPQAFMADVVIDTTGDIDVASRAGASYAKDNYLTTLVFRLGNVDTAAAEAFEQANPKEARAINRKIKRLLGGAWELWWLKTPIDGVVWCNAPHMTGYDGVDPADMTAAEFSARDKISEAVDYVRANLPGFEKCYMLDVASQMGVRQTRLLQGEYVMTKDDVTSRRHFQDSVARGRDYYYPYRSLLPKEVDQLLVAGRHYSATPEAQKMSREIPPCMAMGQAVGVAAALAVESGVLVRDVAAADIQQGMRRHGADPGDVPSSNATLDAEVAVLA from the coding sequence ATGAACAACACACCCAGCTTCGCCGCGCCCAAAACCGGTTCCCTGGAGCTCTCCACCACCACGGCGGACCTCACCGCCCCGGTGATTTCCCGGTCCAACGTCCTTGTGGTTGGTGGTGGCCCCGCAGGCGTGGCCGCTGCCGTCACCGCCGCCCGCTCCGGCGCCAAGGTGACCCTCCTGGAGCGCTACTCCTCCCTGGGTGGCCTGGCCTCCGGCGGCATGGTGCTGGTCCTGGATGACATGATTAACGGCCAGGACATCACCGTCACCGGCATCGTGTCCGAATACGTGGAACGCCTGCAGAAACTGGGCCTGGCCATCGTCCCGCCCGCCGAGGACCGCCGCACCTCCGAGGAACTCTGGAACAAGTGGGGCCGCTACGGCACCTTCGACTTCCACTCCCACACCAATCCCAAGCCCATCTGCTACGCCGCCGCGTTCGACCCTGACGGCTGGAAGCGCGTCTCGAACGACCTGGTCCGCGAGGCCGGCGTGGACCTGCGGCTGCACTCCTGGTTCTCCCGCCCCATCGTGGACAACGGCGTCATCAAGGGCGTCATCTGCGAAACCAAGCTCGGCCCGCAGGCCTTCATGGCGGACGTGGTCATCGACACCACCGGCGACATCGACGTGGCCTCCCGCGCCGGCGCCAGCTACGCCAAGGACAACTACCTCACCACCCTCGTGTTCCGGCTGGGCAACGTGGACACCGCCGCTGCAGAAGCCTTCGAGCAGGCCAACCCCAAGGAAGCGCGCGCCATCAACCGCAAGATCAAGCGCCTCTTGGGCGGGGCCTGGGAGCTGTGGTGGCTCAAGACCCCCATCGACGGCGTGGTCTGGTGCAACGCCCCGCACATGACCGGATACGACGGCGTGGATCCGGCGGACATGACCGCCGCCGAGTTCTCCGCCCGGGACAAGATCTCCGAGGCCGTGGACTACGTCCGGGCCAACCTCCCCGGATTCGAAAAGTGCTACATGCTGGACGTCGCCTCCCAGATGGGCGTCCGCCAGACCCGCCTGCTGCAGGGCGAGTACGTTATGACCAAGGATGACGTCACGTCCCGCCGCCACTTCCAGGACAGCGTGGCCCGCGGCCGGGACTACTACTACCCGTACCGCTCGCTGCTGCCCAAGGAAGTGGACCAGTTGCTGGTGGCCGGCCGCCACTACTCCGCCACCCCGGAGGCGCAGAAGATGTCCCGCGAGATCCCGCCCTGCATGGCCATGGGACAGGCCGTCGGCGTCGCCGCCGCTCTCGCCGTCGAATCCGGCGTGCTGGTCCGCGACGTGGCGGCAGCGGACATCCAGCAGGGGATGCGCCGGCACGGCGCGGACCCCGGCGACGTCCCGTCGTCGAACGCCACCCTGGACGCCGAAGTGGCGGTCCTGGCGTGA